A single window of Nocardia sp. NBC_01327 DNA harbors:
- a CDS encoding acyl-CoA dehydrogenase family protein, with the protein MYQWSDEDLMFRDALRGFIDKELKPHVDQLESGALPPFDIIRKMYATFGLDEMAREGLEKTLAREEAGTTGKSGGGFSGAGSMGVILNSELAGISLGLVASMGVSLGLTVGTIRTRGTLAQKKRWLPELVTMEKVGAWAITEPDSGSDAFGGMKSYVRRDGADYILNGRKTFITNGPYADVTVVYAKLDEEDGTDRRDRKVLTFVLDKGMPGFVQSAAFKKMGMNSSPTGELFFDNVRITPDRLLGETESPAKGDGKDSAKESFAAERIGIASLALGIINECHRLSVDYAKSRKLWGKEIGQFQLIQLKLAEMEIARINVQNMVFNAIERTAAGEKVSLAEASAMKLYSSRAATEVAMEAVQLFGGNGYMAEYKVEQLARDAKSLMIYAGSNEIQVTHIAKGLLSR; encoded by the coding sequence ATGTACCAGTGGTCCGACGAAGACCTGATGTTCCGCGACGCACTGCGCGGGTTCATCGACAAGGAGCTCAAGCCTCACGTCGACCAACTGGAGAGCGGCGCACTGCCGCCCTTCGACATCATCCGCAAGATGTACGCGACCTTCGGGCTGGACGAGATGGCGCGCGAAGGGCTGGAGAAGACCCTGGCCCGGGAGGAAGCGGGCACCACGGGCAAGTCGGGCGGCGGGTTCAGCGGGGCGGGCAGTATGGGGGTAATCCTCAATAGCGAGCTCGCCGGAATCAGCCTGGGCCTGGTGGCGTCGATGGGCGTGAGCCTCGGGCTGACCGTCGGCACCATCCGCACGCGCGGCACCCTCGCGCAGAAGAAGCGCTGGCTGCCCGAACTGGTCACCATGGAGAAGGTCGGCGCCTGGGCGATCACCGAACCCGATTCGGGCTCGGACGCTTTCGGCGGTATGAAGTCCTATGTCCGGCGCGACGGCGCGGACTACATCCTCAACGGGCGCAAGACCTTCATCACCAACGGCCCGTACGCGGACGTCACCGTCGTCTACGCCAAGCTGGACGAGGAGGACGGCACCGATCGCCGCGACCGCAAGGTGCTGACCTTCGTCCTGGACAAGGGCATGCCGGGATTCGTGCAGAGCGCCGCGTTCAAGAAGATGGGCATGAACTCCTCCCCCACCGGCGAGCTGTTCTTCGACAATGTGCGCATCACCCCCGACCGTCTGCTCGGCGAGACCGAGAGCCCCGCCAAGGGCGACGGAAAGGACAGTGCCAAAGAGTCTTTCGCCGCCGAGCGCATCGGCATCGCCTCACTGGCGCTGGGCATCATCAACGAATGTCACCGGCTCAGTGTGGATTACGCGAAGTCGCGCAAGCTGTGGGGTAAGGAGATCGGCCAGTTCCAGCTCATCCAGCTCAAGCTGGCCGAGATGGAGATCGCTCGAATCAATGTGCAGAACATGGTGTTCAACGCCATCGAGCGCACGGCCGCCGGTGAGAAGGTCTCCCTGGCCGAGGCCTCGGCGATGAAGCTGTACTCCTCGCGCGCCGCCACCGAGGTCGCCATGGAGGCCGTCCAGCTGTTCGGCGGCAACGGTTATATGGCCGAGTACAAGGTGGAGCAGCTCGCCCGCGACGCCAAGTCTCTGATGATCTACGCGGGCAGCAATGAAATCCAGGTCACCCATATCGCCAAGGGCCTGCTCAGCCGCTAG
- a CDS encoding Ohr family peroxiredoxin — protein MPDEIRYTAVALATGDGRNGHVATDDKLLDLDLAVHELGDVGHTNPEQLFAAGYAACFHNSLRIVARRARVDLAGSAVHAQVGIGPEDIGYGLAVTLTVRLPGIDPALATGLMDLAHQVCPYSRATRGNISVDLLLVRE, from the coding sequence ATGCCCGATGAGATCCGCTACACCGCGGTTGCCCTCGCCACCGGAGACGGCCGGAACGGTCACGTCGCCACCGACGACAAATTGCTCGATCTGGATCTGGCCGTTCACGAACTCGGCGACGTGGGGCACACCAACCCGGAGCAGCTGTTCGCCGCGGGATATGCGGCGTGCTTTCACAATTCGCTGCGCATCGTCGCCCGCCGCGCCCGCGTCGATCTCGCCGGTTCGGCCGTGCACGCACAGGTCGGAATCGGCCCGGAGGATATCGGTTACGGCCTCGCCGTCACCCTGACCGTGCGGTTGCCCGGCATCGATCCCGCCCTGGCCACCGGGCTGATGGACCTCGCCCACCAGGTGTGCCCGTATTCACGGGCAACCCGGGGGAACATCAGCGTCGATCTGCTGCTGGTTCGAGAATGA
- a CDS encoding MarR family winged helix-turn-helix transcriptional regulator: MTTESDRPAPPPASASIIVLTLAHRVEAELGAALAPLDLTVARLALLGHIASVPGASFSDLARMGAISVQSVHTAVKAMVAGGLVRDRTARAGSASTIELTAKGGRLLRAAEEVVAEVDEQLFGSEADLFRREVGAAIAAAFARRNAS; the protein is encoded by the coding sequence GTGACCACTGAGAGCGATCGCCCCGCGCCGCCGCCCGCCAGCGCGTCCATCATCGTGTTGACCTTGGCGCATCGGGTGGAGGCGGAACTCGGTGCGGCGCTGGCGCCGCTGGATCTCACCGTTGCCCGGCTCGCGCTGCTCGGTCATATTGCGAGCGTGCCGGGGGCGTCCTTCAGTGATCTGGCGCGGATGGGCGCGATCAGTGTTCAGAGCGTGCACACCGCGGTGAAAGCGATGGTTGCCGGCGGCCTGGTGCGGGACCGTACGGCGCGTGCGGGGTCGGCGTCGACGATCGAACTCACCGCCAAGGGCGGGCGACTGTTGCGGGCTGCGGAAGAAGTTGTCGCGGAGGTGGACGAGCAGCTGTTCGGGTCGGAGGCGGACCTGTTCCGGCGAGAGGTCGGCGCGGCCATCGCCGCCGCGTTCGCGCGTCGAAACGCGTCCTGA
- a CDS encoding Fic family protein, which translates to MGDGYVKYIWEGPDWPDLRYDVARLADSIAEVAFGHGHLMGRLADTETAVQEQASLSALTADVVTTSEIEGELLDVASVRSSIARRLGVDIGAAVPADRNVDGVVEMILDATVDHDRPMTAERLFGWHAGLFPTGYSGISRVSLGAWRTDATGPMEVVSGPYGPQRVHFEAPPAARLDTEMRRFLDWFNRDADEPAIVKAGLAHLWFVTVHPFDDGNGRIARALGDLWLARADRNSRRYYSLSAQIQRDRTDYYTILERTQKGPLDVTEWLLWFLGALQRAIIHADETVDTVLLKARFWRHWGQVAMNARQIAMLNRLLDGFNGKLTTHKWAVITKSSQDTALRDINELVELGALQRSDSGGRSTSYELIQP; encoded by the coding sequence ATGGGTGACGGGTACGTCAAGTACATCTGGGAAGGGCCCGACTGGCCTGATTTGAGATATGACGTCGCCCGGTTGGCTGATTCGATCGCCGAGGTCGCGTTCGGTCATGGTCATCTAATGGGCAGGCTCGCGGATACCGAGACCGCGGTACAGGAGCAAGCGAGTCTGTCCGCTCTGACCGCAGATGTGGTCACGACCAGTGAGATCGAAGGCGAGTTGCTCGACGTCGCGTCGGTCCGATCTTCCATCGCACGGCGTCTGGGGGTGGATATCGGCGCAGCGGTTCCGGCCGATCGGAACGTTGATGGTGTGGTCGAAATGATTCTCGACGCGACGGTCGACCACGATCGGCCGATGACCGCCGAACGGCTGTTCGGCTGGCATGCCGGGCTTTTTCCGACCGGATACTCCGGGATCTCCCGGGTGAGCCTCGGCGCATGGCGAACCGACGCGACCGGGCCGATGGAGGTGGTGTCCGGTCCCTACGGCCCGCAGCGGGTGCACTTCGAGGCGCCGCCGGCCGCCCGGCTCGACACCGAAATGCGCCGGTTCCTGGATTGGTTCAACCGGGATGCCGATGAGCCCGCGATCGTCAAAGCCGGTCTGGCACATCTGTGGTTCGTGACCGTGCACCCATTCGATGATGGCAACGGGCGTATCGCGCGTGCGCTGGGCGACTTGTGGCTGGCCCGCGCCGACCGCAATTCACGCCGCTACTACAGCCTCTCGGCGCAGATCCAGCGAGACCGTACCGACTACTACACGATCCTGGAACGCACCCAGAAAGGCCCGCTCGACGTTACCGAATGGCTGTTGTGGTTCCTCGGTGCACTGCAGCGCGCCATCATCCACGCCGACGAGACCGTCGACACGGTCCTGCTGAAGGCTCGTTTCTGGCGACATTGGGGACAAGTCGCGATGAACGCTCGCCAGATCGCCATGCTCAACCGCCTGCTGGACGGATTCAACGGCAAACTCACCACCCATAAATGGGCGGTGATCACGAAATCCTCGCAGGACACCGCACTTCGGGACATCAACGAATTGGTCGAACTGGGAGCGCTGCAACGCTCGGACTCCGGGGGCCGCAGCACATCCTACGAATTGATCCAGCCCTGA
- a CDS encoding helix-turn-helix domain-containing protein, translated as MQAEGEDAESPRRQQLGHVIHNRRLAVKLTLAQLSEHTGLSQSFLSQLENGRTNASLRSLQRISDALATTATELLAAADPTPDEVLVRATDNTRLDQSDRDADGTVRSLTRGPRNLRALEFTGGTHHGAREFTHPNDELIYVVTGAITLEAHSTPTTLTTGDSYYCPANTRHRWWAHTPDTITLLLTVAEDAQIRRSPHKPR; from the coding sequence GTGCAGGCGGAAGGTGAGGACGCGGAATCCCCGCGCCGGCAACAGCTCGGCCATGTGATCCACAATCGGCGGCTGGCGGTGAAGCTGACCCTGGCCCAGCTGTCCGAGCACACGGGCTTATCGCAATCGTTCCTGAGTCAACTCGAGAACGGCCGCACCAACGCGAGTCTGCGCTCCCTGCAACGCATCTCGGACGCCCTCGCCACCACCGCCACCGAACTGCTCGCCGCCGCCGACCCCACCCCCGACGAGGTCCTGGTCCGCGCCACGGACAACACCCGCCTAGACCAATCCGACCGCGACGCCGACGGCACAGTCCGCTCCCTCACCCGCGGCCCCCGCAACCTCCGCGCCCTCGAATTCACCGGCGGCACCCACCACGGCGCCCGCGAATTCACCCACCCCAACGACGAACTCATCTACGTAGTCACCGGCGCCATCACCCTGGAAGCCCACTCCACCCCCACCACCCTCACCACCGGCGACTCCTACTACTGCCCCGCCAACACCCGTCACCGCTGGTGGGCCCACACCCCCGACACCATCACCCTCCTCCTCACAGTCGCCGAAGACGCCCAAATCCGCCGCTCCCCCCACAAACCCCGCTAA
- a CDS encoding arylsulfotransferase family protein, translating to MEQNTLKRRGTGLIGADPELASPGYTLYAPLAGRGVVDLVDLEGALAHRWELPYRPGRHARILPGGVLAYSGATLEIPPLFAMWRKYSGGSMGKYDPNGVLLTEFRDNLQHHDAHHYDDGRILYTAVEPQTGAAAARIQGGVPGTEADGIVWTDVIREVAADGTPLWEWQTFEHLDPADFGLQPHYWREHWPLINSVHPLDEHTVVASLRSVSAVITIDRRTGKYTILADRNTLAQQHHATPLDNGRILIFDNGTFRTGESVTFSRVIEIDPATGEIGWKYQDSPREAFFTPFMGGAQRLPNGNTLITEAAFGRIFEVTAAHQICWEYVVPSFTEYPDPDTAQVFPGISNAIFRAYRYQAQDIPWLATR from the coding sequence ATGGAACAGAACACGCTCAAACGGCGCGGCACCGGCCTGATCGGGGCCGACCCGGAGCTCGCCTCACCCGGATACACGCTGTACGCGCCGCTGGCGGGGCGCGGCGTGGTCGACCTGGTCGATCTCGAGGGTGCACTCGCGCACCGGTGGGAGTTGCCGTATCGGCCGGGGCGGCACGCCCGCATACTCCCGGGCGGCGTGCTCGCGTACAGCGGTGCGACGCTGGAGATTCCGCCGCTGTTCGCCATGTGGCGCAAGTACAGCGGCGGGTCCATGGGCAAATACGATCCGAATGGCGTGCTGCTCACGGAGTTCCGCGACAACCTGCAGCACCACGACGCGCACCACTACGACGACGGCCGCATCCTCTACACCGCGGTCGAGCCGCAGACCGGCGCGGCGGCGGCGCGGATCCAGGGCGGCGTGCCGGGCACCGAGGCCGACGGCATCGTGTGGACCGACGTCATCCGGGAGGTCGCGGCAGACGGGACGCCGCTGTGGGAATGGCAGACGTTCGAACACCTCGATCCCGCGGATTTCGGTCTGCAACCGCACTATTGGCGCGAGCACTGGCCGCTCATCAACAGCGTGCACCCGCTCGACGAGCACACGGTGGTGGCGAGTCTGCGCAGTGTGTCCGCGGTCATCACCATCGACCGCCGCACGGGGAAGTACACCATCCTCGCCGATCGCAACACCCTCGCACAGCAGCATCACGCCACCCCGCTGGACAACGGCAGAATTCTGATCTTCGACAACGGCACCTTCCGCACGGGCGAATCGGTGACCTTCAGCAGAGTCATCGAAATCGACCCTGCCACAGGCGAAATCGGCTGGAAGTACCAGGATTCCCCGCGCGAGGCGTTCTTCACGCCGTTCATGGGCGGCGCGCAGCGACTGCCCAATGGCAATACCCTCATCACCGAGGCCGCATTCGGCAGGATCTTCGAAGTTACTGCAGCACACCAGATCTGCTGGGAGTACGTGGTGCCATCGTTCACCGAATACCCGGATCCCGATACCGCGCAGGTCTTTCCGGGAATCTCCAATGCCATCTTCCGCGCCTACCGCTACCAGGCGCAGGACATCCCCTGGCTGGCAACACGATGA
- a CDS encoding uracil-xanthine permease family protein: protein MTRVDTEVHPVDEVPRPARALVAAVQHLVVMIATPITSVLLISHSLHLDDGTARALLSATLLCSGIGTILQSGGRFGLGAGLPFVMLPGGAAVVLFIQIAQQSNPATASGAVILTAVAGILLVPVARRLVTRLPAVVIASMVVVIGVNLVKVAGNLITAPDGHPAISAVLLAVITIAATVLAHRFLPPGWRRLSVLLGLLLGTAVAAAIGQFHLQSGSGLIQTPQLFPFGTPTFDLLAAVPLLVFGIGSMAEAAGQTTLNAEVVGKKIDTAATVGRTIRGDAVTSLLSGALGGATMVTSGENIGLIQLTGVRSRYVTALTGVLLAIAAFFAPIGRLVNSLPGPVIGGTAAIAFAMIVASGIGMFERVDMRNDGVLITATAALTAGLLPILTPGLYQSFPADLRLLLGSGVTMSAVVGVVVHLLFARISARPPYDGSPTER, encoded by the coding sequence ATGACACGCGTCGACACCGAAGTTCATCCGGTGGACGAGGTCCCGCGCCCGGCGCGCGCCCTCGTCGCCGCCGTCCAGCACCTGGTGGTGATGATCGCAACGCCCATCACCTCGGTGCTGCTGATCAGCCACAGCCTGCACCTGGACGACGGCACCGCCCGCGCCCTGCTCAGCGCGACCCTGCTGTGCAGCGGTATCGGGACGATCCTGCAGTCCGGCGGCCGCTTCGGGCTAGGCGCCGGCCTGCCGTTCGTCATGCTGCCCGGTGGTGCGGCGGTCGTACTGTTCATTCAGATTGCGCAGCAGTCGAATCCGGCCACCGCGAGCGGCGCGGTCATTCTCACCGCGGTCGCGGGCATACTGCTGGTTCCGGTGGCGCGCAGGCTCGTCACCCGGCTGCCCGCCGTGGTGATCGCGAGCATGGTGGTGGTCATCGGCGTGAATCTGGTGAAGGTGGCCGGAAATCTGATCACCGCGCCGGACGGTCATCCGGCGATCTCCGCGGTGCTGCTGGCCGTGATCACCATTGCGGCCACGGTGCTCGCGCATCGCTTCCTGCCACCAGGCTGGCGCAGACTGTCGGTGCTGCTGGGACTGCTGCTCGGCACCGCGGTGGCCGCGGCCATCGGGCAGTTCCACCTGCAATCGGGTTCCGGCCTGATCCAGACTCCGCAGCTGTTCCCTTTCGGCACACCGACTTTCGATCTGCTCGCGGCGGTGCCGCTGCTGGTCTTCGGCATCGGTTCGATGGCGGAGGCCGCCGGGCAGACGACACTCAATGCCGAAGTCGTCGGCAAGAAGATCGATACCGCGGCGACGGTGGGCCGCACCATTCGCGGCGATGCCGTGACCTCGCTGCTGTCCGGCGCACTCGGCGGCGCGACCATGGTGACCAGCGGCGAGAATATCGGGCTCATCCAGCTCACCGGGGTGCGCAGCCGGTACGTCACGGCGCTGACCGGCGTACTGCTGGCGATCGCGGCCTTCTTCGCGCCGATCGGCCGGCTGGTGAACTCACTGCCCGGCCCGGTGATCGGCGGTACCGCCGCCATCGCCTTCGCCATGATCGTCGCCTCCGGCATCGGCATGTTCGAACGCGTCGATATGCGCAATGACGGTGTCCTGATCACCGCGACGGCCGCGCTGACGGCAGGGCTGCTGCCGATCCTCACACCCGGTCTCTACCAGAGCTTTCCGGCCGATCTGCGGCTATTGCTCGGCAGTGGCGTGACCATGTCCGCGGTGGTCGGTGTGGTCGTGCACCTGCTCTTCGCCCGAATCAGTGCACGCCCTCCATATGACGGGTCACCCACGGAGCGATAG
- a CDS encoding peptide MFS transporter, whose translation MSEVAHHAKPVSERTLFGHPIGLANLFGVELWERFSFYGMVTILGYYLYYTTADGGLGLEKSTATGIVGAYGGLVYLSTVLGGWIADRVLGSERTVFYGGVVVMAGHIALAVLPGLTGVGVGLVLVALGSGALKANASSLLGTLYDKGDARADGGFTLFYLGINLGAFAGPLLTGLLQDHVGFHYGFGAAAIGMALGLTQYVVFRRNLGDHGRDVPNPLPRTAIPKSIAAVVVFAALVAVAALTGLLTLSNLPNATTGLIVVASIAYFAIMLTSSKVEPTERVRVRAFIPLFIANAVFWSLFQQIFTVLAVYSDERIDWNVFGWTAPSNWIGSMEPVWIIALSPLFAIMWTRLGNRAPSTPHKFALGVLGMGAAFMLFAIFSGTEGKSVPILFVFAVLGGFAISELLLSPIGLAVTTKLAPNAFRAQMMALYFFSVGIGTSMSGVLSKFYDPSRELAYFGITGLVAVLVGFGVLAIAPWVTRHMEGVH comes from the coding sequence ATGTCAGAGGTAGCTCACCACGCGAAACCGGTCTCCGAACGGACCCTGTTCGGTCATCCCATCGGTCTGGCGAATCTGTTCGGCGTCGAGCTGTGGGAACGGTTCTCGTTCTACGGCATGGTCACCATCCTGGGCTACTACCTCTACTACACGACCGCCGACGGCGGTCTGGGCCTGGAGAAGAGCACGGCCACCGGCATTGTCGGCGCCTACGGTGGTCTCGTCTATCTCTCCACGGTGCTCGGTGGCTGGATCGCCGACCGGGTGCTGGGCTCCGAGCGCACCGTGTTCTACGGCGGCGTGGTCGTCATGGCGGGTCATATCGCGCTGGCGGTCCTGCCCGGGTTGACCGGTGTCGGTGTCGGCCTGGTGCTGGTGGCGCTGGGTTCCGGTGCGCTGAAGGCCAATGCCTCGTCGCTGCTGGGCACCCTGTACGACAAGGGTGATGCGCGCGCCGACGGCGGTTTCACGCTGTTCTATCTGGGCATCAACCTCGGTGCGTTCGCGGGACCGCTGCTCACCGGTCTACTGCAGGATCATGTGGGCTTCCACTACGGCTTCGGCGCGGCGGCGATCGGCATGGCGCTGGGCCTGACGCAGTATGTGGTGTTCCGCCGCAATCTCGGCGACCACGGCCGGGATGTGCCGAACCCGTTGCCGCGCACCGCGATTCCGAAGTCCATCGCCGCCGTCGTGGTGTTCGCGGCGCTGGTCGCCGTGGCAGCGCTGACCGGTCTGCTGACGCTGTCGAATCTGCCGAACGCGACCACCGGCTTGATCGTGGTGGCCTCGATCGCGTACTTCGCCATCATGCTGACCAGCTCGAAAGTCGAACCCACCGAGCGCGTCCGGGTGCGCGCCTTCATTCCGCTGTTCATCGCGAACGCGGTGTTCTGGTCGCTGTTCCAGCAGATCTTCACCGTGCTGGCCGTGTACTCCGATGAGCGGATCGACTGGAACGTCTTCGGCTGGACCGCGCCGTCCAACTGGATCGGCTCCATGGAACCGGTGTGGATCATCGCGCTCTCGCCGCTGTTCGCGATCATGTGGACCCGGCTGGGCAATCGCGCGCCGAGCACCCCGCACAAGTTCGCGCTCGGCGTGCTCGGAATGGGTGCGGCCTTCATGCTTTTCGCGATCTTCTCCGGCACCGAGGGCAAGTCCGTGCCGATTCTGTTCGTCTTCGCGGTGCTCGGCGGCTTCGCCATCTCGGAACTGCTGCTCTCGCCGATCGGCCTGGCGGTCACGACCAAGCTGGCGCCCAATGCTTTTCGCGCCCAGATGATGGCCCTGTATTTCTTCTCGGTCGGTATCGGCACCTCGATGTCGGGTGTGCTCTCCAAGTTCTACGACCCGTCCCGGGAACTGGCGTACTTCGGTATCACCGGGCTGGTGGCGGTCCTGGTGGGCTTCGGGGTGCTGGCTATCGCTCCGTGGGTGACCCGTCATATGGAGGGCGTGCACTGA
- a CDS encoding Ppx/GppA phosphatase family protein, with protein MSERIAAVDCGTNSIRLLIADATRDETRGAHLTDVHREMRIVRLGQGVDATGALNPEAIERTRVALHDYVDLMIEHGVARVRMTATSATRDASNREDFFTMTGVELGRVVEGAQAEVITGDEEARLSFAGAVGELSSEDGPFVVVDLGGGSTEVVLGDSDGVQSAYSADIGCVRITERCLLGNPPTREEVASARFFASERLAQAFGVVPVERARTWVGVAGTMTTLAAVALDLPEYDSEKVHLTRLPLSEVRRVSDLLIGMSHDERAALGPMHPGRVDVIGGGAVIAEVLADELARRAGISELIISEHDILDGIALSIA; from the coding sequence ATGAGTGAACGGATCGCCGCCGTCGATTGCGGCACCAACTCCATTCGACTACTGATCGCCGATGCCACCCGGGATGAGACGCGCGGCGCGCATCTCACCGATGTGCATCGGGAAATGCGGATCGTCCGGCTCGGCCAGGGCGTGGACGCCACCGGTGCGCTGAATCCCGAAGCCATCGAGCGCACCCGGGTCGCACTGCACGACTATGTGGATCTCATGATCGAGCACGGTGTCGCGCGGGTGCGGATGACCGCCACCTCCGCGACCCGGGACGCGAGCAATCGCGAGGACTTCTTCACCATGACGGGCGTCGAACTCGGCCGGGTCGTGGAGGGCGCGCAGGCCGAGGTCATTACCGGCGACGAGGAGGCGCGGCTGTCCTTCGCCGGTGCGGTCGGCGAATTGTCCAGCGAAGACGGCCCTTTCGTGGTCGTCGATCTGGGCGGCGGATCCACCGAGGTGGTGCTGGGCGACAGTGACGGCGTGCAGTCCGCGTATTCGGCCGATATCGGCTGTGTGCGGATCACCGAACGCTGCCTGCTCGGCAATCCGCCCACGCGCGAGGAGGTCGCGTCGGCGCGCTTCTTCGCCTCCGAGCGTTTGGCGCAGGCCTTCGGCGTGGTGCCGGTGGAGCGGGCGCGCACCTGGGTGGGCGTGGCCGGAACCATGACCACGCTGGCCGCGGTCGCACTCGACCTGCCCGAATACGATTCGGAGAAGGTGCATCTCACCCGCCTGCCGCTGAGCGAGGTGCGCCGGGTGAGCGATCTGCTGATCGGCATGAGTCACGATGAGCGCGCCGCACTGGGTCCCATGCATCCCGGCCGGGTCGATGTGATCGGCGGCGGTGCGGTGATCGCCGAGGTGCTGGCCGACGAGCTGGCCCGCCGAGCCGGAATCTCCGAGCTGATCATCAGTGAGCACGACATCCTGGACGGCATCGCCCTCTCCATCGCCTGA
- a CDS encoding DUF501 domain-containing protein gives MTTSENPGQPSERDLEIVAKQLGREPRGVLAIAYHTPDGLPAVVKTAPKLPDGTPFPTLYYLTDPRLTAEASRLETTGLMRDMTERLTHDTELAAGYRAAYESYLAERNAIEDLGTDFAGGGMPDRVKCLHVLIAHSLAKGPGVNPLGDEAVAAAAEHGLRGKAIPADWPKYPAGADHEANSEGA, from the coding sequence GTGACCACATCCGAGAACCCCGGTCAGCCCAGCGAGCGGGATCTCGAGATCGTCGCCAAGCAGCTGGGCCGGGAGCCGCGCGGCGTACTCGCCATCGCGTACCACACCCCGGACGGGCTGCCCGCGGTCGTGAAGACCGCGCCGAAACTGCCCGACGGCACGCCCTTTCCGACCCTGTACTACCTGACCGATCCGCGGCTCACCGCCGAGGCCAGCCGGTTGGAGACCACGGGTCTCATGCGCGATATGACCGAACGGCTCACCCACGACACCGAATTGGCCGCCGGGTACCGCGCCGCGTACGAGAGCTACCTGGCCGAGCGCAATGCCATCGAGGATCTCGGCACGGATTTCGCCGGTGGCGGTATGCCGGATCGGGTCAAATGCCTGCATGTCCTCATCGCCCATTCGCTGGCCAAGGGTCCGGGGGTGAACCCGCTCGGTGACGAGGCGGTAGCCGCCGCCGCCGAACACGGGTTGCGCGGCAAGGCGATTCCGGCAGACTGGCCGAAGTACCCGGCCGGTGCGGACCACGAGGCGAACTCAGAAGGTGCGTAA
- a CDS encoding FtsB family cell division protein, whose translation MTERRARGTSPAGRGDRRPSRTAKPRTSAKRAEPAASASGGGAPKRRSAAKAATSKRTARAKSERHERQILGMSTGRAVLLAAVLCGLALTLAVPLRTYFTQRADAAELASQREQLQDDVARLRDRRAQQQDPAYIKSEARDRLRLVMPGETPYIVQIPGIDQPAIPTQPAKAREPDPWYTELWRSISAPQPAAAPPADPAPPPPNPPAPVEEGQPR comes from the coding sequence ATGACGGAGCGACGGGCGCGCGGAACCAGTCCGGCAGGACGCGGTGACCGCCGCCCGTCGCGCACCGCCAAGCCTCGAACCAGTGCCAAGCGGGCCGAACCCGCCGCTTCCGCTTCCGGCGGCGGCGCTCCCAAGCGTCGTTCGGCCGCGAAGGCGGCCACCTCGAAGCGCACCGCGCGGGCGAAATCCGAACGGCACGAACGCCAGATCCTCGGCATGTCCACCGGTCGCGCCGTGCTGCTGGCCGCGGTGCTGTGCGGGCTCGCACTCACCCTGGCGGTGCCGCTGCGCACGTATTTCACCCAGCGCGCCGATGCCGCCGAACTCGCCTCGCAGCGTGAGCAATTGCAGGACGATGTGGCGCGCCTGCGTGATCGCCGTGCGCAGCAACAGGATCCGGCCTACATCAAGTCCGAGGCGCGCGACCGGCTGCGGCTGGTCATGCCCGGCGAAACCCCCTATATCGTGCAGATTCCCGGCATAGACCAGCCGGCCATTCCGACCCAGCCCGCGAAGGCACGGGAACCGGACCCCTGGTACACGGAGCTGTGGCGCAGTATTTCCGCGCCGCAACCCGCCGCCGCCCCACCCGCGGATCCGGCGCCACCACCGCCGAATCCGCCTGCCCCAGTCGAGGAAGGACAACCCAGGTGA